A genomic stretch from Kogia breviceps isolate mKogBre1 chromosome 1, mKogBre1 haplotype 1, whole genome shotgun sequence includes:
- the C1H9orf40 gene encoding LOW QUALITY PROTEIN: uncharacterized protein C9orf40 homolog (The sequence of the model RefSeq protein was modified relative to this genomic sequence to represent the inferred CDS: inserted 3 bases in 2 codons): PEPSGPTGKQRAAESLRFHVPWKRLLLRDFSEEPARPRMWILPPGFSHTGQRLGVPELPLKRKIDAGAMTEPSVSSSKRRDGGYTGAPDGAERKGTGLETXEPPLLQPPMRPREPGXRGGGDDGAGRAESLRGDWGSAPRQRNEEFWQYNSFQCWRNPLPPIDLADIEDISVDNPTKTLLGKNEVVEINMEP; the protein is encoded by the exons CCCGAGCCTTCGGGGCCCACGGGCAAGCAGCGTGCTGCCGAGTCCCTGAGGTTCCACGTGCCCTGGAAGAGGCTCCTGCTCCGCGACTTTTCTGAGGAGCCAGCTCGGCCACGAATGTGGATCCTGCCGCCGGGGTTCTCGCATACCGGGCAGCGCCTCGGCGTACCGGAGCTGCCCCTAAAGCGTAAAATCGACGCGGGGGCTATGACTGAGCCTTCGGTTTCGTCCAGCAAGCGCCGCGACGGCGGGTACACTGGCGCCCCAGACGGCGCGGAGCGTAAGGGCACCGGCCTGGAGA GCGAGCCGCCGCTACTGCAGCCTCCCATGCGGCCCCGCGAGCCGGG GAGGGGCGGTGGCGACGACGGGGCGGGGCGCGCAGAGTCCCTGCGGGGAGACTGGGGCTCTGCGCCGCGCCAGCGCAATGAAGAATTTTGGCAGTATAACAGCTTCCAGTGCTGGAGGAATCCTTTACCACCTATTGATCTGGCAGACATTGAAGATATAAGTGTAGACAACCCGACAAAAACACTTCTGGGCAAGAATGAAGTGGTTGAGATTAATATGGAGCCCTGA